From one Lolium rigidum isolate FL_2022 chromosome 4, APGP_CSIRO_Lrig_0.1, whole genome shotgun sequence genomic stretch:
- the LOC124705953 gene encoding wall-associated receptor kinase 2-like, whose amino-acid sequence MSTPFLLPVLLLAAAAATTTKTVESLAVAPGCQPSCGGVDIPYPFGIGSGCSRKGFEIDCINNGPVLANTSFEVVQLSVDPAELLVRLPVGFKCYNASDPSSYEDSSYGETLINKEGVYRISNTHNMVVVLGCNTFAQAASTQTDGTNYPYAYYTGCMSYCNNSASAQDGQCAGVGCCHVDIPPGLTDNYFKFTTYDHSGMMDYSPCDYGFLVDRTSYTFKRSDLLRDPNRTSLVWLDWAIRDNVTVSGDILSCTEAAKTTTPKYACVSDHSKCVNSINGPGYNCSCSDGYEGNAYVVNGCTNINECANSTKYPCKGECEDIEGSYRCTCPSGYRSDDATIIPCTRKFPLVAQVCIGTIGGILVIAFMGFFIIIRKERQKTKEFYEKNGGLTLEKAKVIKLFKKEELKKILKSGNIIGKGGFGEVYKGLVDNELVAVKKPIRSNVLESTQFANEVIIQSQVIHKNIVKLIGCCLEVDTPMLVYEFIPKGSLDDILHKGDNKVPLSLDVRLSIIKESAHGLAYMHSQAHTKILHGDVKPANILLNGNFVPKLSDFGISRLIAIDKDHTANVIGDMTYMDPVYLQTGRLTEKSDVYSFGVVILEVISRKKATHRDNNSLVASFLECHKEGKKATELFDQEIAATEDLQLLDALARIAVECLNIDVDQRPLMTDVVARLATLNRSHML is encoded by the exons ATGTCGACCCCGTTCTTGCTTCCCGTTCTGCtactggcggcagcggcagccaccACCACCAAGACGGTCGAGAGCCTCGCCGTGGCTCCTGGATGCCAGCCGAGCTGCGGCGGCGTTGACATCCCCTACCCCTTCGGCATCGGCAGCGGCTGCTCCCGCAAGGGCTTCGAGATCGACTGCATCAACAACGGCCCTGTGCTCGCCAACACCTCTTTCGAGGTGGTACAACTTTCAGTGGATCCTGCAGAGTTGCTGGTGAGACTCCCCGTCGGGTTTAAGTGCTACAACGCCTCCGATCCAAGCAGCTATGAGGACTCTAGCTATGGTGAGACATTAATAAACAAGGAAGGCGTGTACCGCATCTCCAACACCCACAACATGGTCGTCGTCCTCGGCTGTAACACCTTTGCACAGGCGGCGAGCACCCAGACCGACGGCACCAACTACCCCTATGCCTACTACACGGGGTGCATGTCCTACTGCAACAACTCGGCGAGCGCCCAGGACGGCCAGTGCGCCGGCGTCGGGTGCTGCCATGTCGACATCCCGCCGGGACTCACTGACAACTACTTCAAGTTCACGACCTACGACCACTCCGGCATGATGGACTACAGCCCATGCGACTATGGCTTCCTCGTCGACAGGACCAGCTACACCTTCAAGCGCTCCGACCTCCTCAGAGACCCAAACCGGACCTCTCTGGTGTGGCTAGACTGGGCAATCCGCGACAACGTCACTGTCTCCGGCGACATACTATCGTGCACCGAAGCGGCCAAGACCACCACCCCGAAGTACGCCTGCGTGAGCGATCACAGTAAGTGCGTTAACAGCATCAATGGGCCTGGCTACAACTGCAGCTGCTCCGATGGCTATGAGGGCAACGCCTACGTTGTCAACGGATGCACCA ATATAAATGAATGTGCAAATTCAACCAAGTATCCATGCAAAGGTGAATGCGAGGACATCGAAGGATCTTACCGATGTACATGTCCTTCAGGTTACCGAAGCGATGACGCGACGATCATACCATGTACTCGAAAGTTCCCACTAGTTGCACAGGTTTGCATAG GTACAATAGGTGGTATTCTTGTCATCGCATTCATGGGATTTTTCATTATTATTCGAAAAGAGAGGCAGAAGACCAAAGAGTTTTATGAGAAAAATGGTGGTCTTACCTTAGAGAAGGCAAAAGTTATAAAGCTTTTCAAAAAGGAGGAGCTCAAGAAAATTTTGAAGAGTGGTAATATAATCGGAAAAGGTGGCTTTGGTGAAGTTTACAAGGGGCTTGTTGATAATGAACTTGTCGCAGTAAAAAAACCAATTCGTAGCAATGTGCTGGAGAGCACACAATTTGCAAATGAAGTCATCATCCAGTCTCAAGTCATCCACAAGAACATCGTTAAGCTCATAGGTTGTTGCTTAGAAGTGGATACCCCCATGCTAGTGTATGAGTTCATCCCCAAAGGAAGCCTAGATGACATTCTTCACAAGGGTGACAACAAGGTGCCTCTCAGTTTAGATGTGCGTCTAAGTATTATTAAAGAATCAGCACATGGTCTAGCTTATATGCATTCACAAGCCCACACCAAAATCCTGCACGGTGATGTTAAACCGGCAAATATACTCTTGAATGGCAATTTTGTCCCAAAGCTCTCAGACTTTGGCATATCAAGGTTGATTGCAATAGACAAGGACCACACTGCAAACGTCATCGGTGACATGACTTACATGGATCCAGTCTACCTACAGACAGGCCGACTGACCGAAAAAAGTGATGTATACAGTTTTGGGGTTGTCATCTTAGAAGTCATTAGTAGAAAGAAGGCTACTCACAGAGACAATAACAGCTTAGTGGCGAGTTTTCTTGAGTGTCACAAAGAAGGGAAGAAAGCAACTGAGTtgtttgatcaggaaatcgcagcaACCGAAGATTTGCAGCTTCTTGACGCCCTGGCACGGATTGCTGTGGAATGTCTTAACATTGATGTGGATCAAAGACCATTAATGACAGATGTTGTGGCACGCCTTGCCACATTAAATAGATCGCATATGTTGTAA